A stretch of the Microscilla marina ATCC 23134 genome encodes the following:
- a CDS encoding mechanosensitive ion channel family protein — translation MFLSLISEAYTIILKELNLWFEVFVKFLPNFLLALLVMFVFHQIAKFAKRISLRIFAKFSDSSTINSVLVQLLFITIELVGIFVALNVLDLSKAVTSLLAGAGVVGLALSFAFQDLATNFISGFFIVTQKPFVLGDLIKTNDYQGHVKEINLRTVMIEDLDGQDIILPSKMIIQNPLTNYSLVRKRRVNLTIGVDYGSDLGKVKEVTVKTIKQLSVVDTSKGGIIIDFNEFGGSSITFTLRFWIGRSEESDHNNAIAQAIMAITEAYRKSDINIPFPIRTLHMKPKQSDEKNN, via the coding sequence ATGTTTTTATCATTAATTTCAGAGGCTTATACAATCATTCTCAAAGAACTCAATCTGTGGTTCGAGGTATTTGTAAAATTTTTACCCAATTTTTTACTTGCTCTTCTGGTAATGTTTGTTTTTCATCAGATTGCCAAGTTTGCAAAAAGAATAAGCCTTCGGATATTCGCTAAATTTTCTGACAGTTCTACCATCAATAGTGTACTGGTACAGCTGCTATTTATCACTATTGAGCTTGTGGGGATATTTGTTGCTTTAAATGTGCTAGACCTCAGCAAGGCGGTTACCTCATTGTTGGCGGGTGCCGGAGTAGTAGGCTTGGCGCTCAGTTTTGCGTTTCAAGACCTTGCCACCAACTTTATTTCGGGTTTCTTCATTGTTACCCAAAAACCATTTGTATTAGGCGACCTGATCAAAACCAATGATTATCAAGGACATGTAAAAGAAATAAACCTGCGTACTGTCATGATTGAAGATCTTGATGGTCAAGATATCATTCTGCCTTCTAAGATGATCATTCAAAACCCACTGACTAACTATAGCCTGGTACGAAAGAGAAGGGTTAACCTCACCATAGGGGTAGATTATGGGTCAGACCTGGGCAAAGTAAAGGAGGTAACAGTAAAGACTATCAAACAGTTATCGGTAGTAGATACCAGCAAAGGCGGAATCATTATAGATTTTAATGAGTTTGGAGGCAGTTCTATTACTTTTACGCTCCGTTTTTGGATCGGAAGAAGCGAAGAGAGTGATCATAACAATGCCATTGCTCAAGCGATTATGGCCATTACAGAGGCATACCGCAAAAGCGATATCAATATTCCGTTCCCAATAAGAACCTTGCACATGAAACCCAAACAGAGCGATGAAAAAAACAATTAG
- a CDS encoding 1-aminocyclopropane-1-carboxylate deaminase/D-cysteine desulfhydrase, with protein sequence MLQPIQDTLFDTHQVKVYVYRLDLIHPQVSGNKGYKLKYNLLAAKQQQKNTLLTFGGAYSNHIYATAAAGKEAGLRTIGVIRGEEHLPLNPTLQFATTAGMHLHYMDRSTYRNKKSEEVIAQLRQTFGDFYLVPEGGSNALAVKGCTEILPEINIDFDVVATACGTGGTLAGLVAHLDARKQVLGFPALKGGEFLYQDIAQLLDVYYAHEHLPDTRQSYALITDYHFGGYAKKKPALEQFIAEFQQKHRIPIEWIYTGKMFYGLYDLIGKGYFDSGTTIVALHTGGLR encoded by the coding sequence ATGTTACAACCAATCCAAGATACACTTTTTGACACCCATCAGGTCAAAGTATATGTGTACCGTCTTGACCTTATTCACCCACAGGTATCGGGCAACAAAGGTTACAAACTTAAGTATAACCTACTGGCAGCCAAGCAACAACAAAAAAACACCTTGCTTACTTTTGGGGGCGCTTATTCTAACCATATTTACGCCACGGCTGCTGCCGGAAAAGAGGCTGGTCTTCGGACTATAGGCGTAATAAGAGGAGAAGAGCACTTACCTTTAAACCCTACGCTCCAATTTGCCACTACAGCTGGCATGCACTTGCATTATATGGACAGAAGTACCTATCGAAATAAAAAATCGGAGGAAGTAATTGCTCAATTACGTCAAACGTTTGGGGATTTTTATTTGGTGCCCGAAGGAGGTTCCAATGCACTCGCGGTGAAGGGATGTACCGAGATATTGCCAGAGATTAATATTGATTTTGATGTAGTGGCTACAGCTTGTGGCACGGGGGGCACGCTTGCGGGCTTGGTAGCACACCTTGACGCCAGAAAACAAGTACTGGGATTTCCGGCACTTAAGGGTGGCGAGTTTTTGTACCAAGACATTGCCCAGTTGTTGGATGTCTACTACGCCCACGAACACCTGCCAGATACAAGGCAGTCCTATGCCCTGATAACTGACTATCACTTTGGCGGCTACGCCAAAAAAAAGCCTGCCCTGGAGCAGTTCATTGCCGAGTTTCAACAAAAGCACCGTATACCCATAGAATGGATTTATACTGGTAAAATGTTTTATGGCTTATACGATTTGATCGGCAAAGGTTATTTTGACTCAGGCACTACTATAGTGGCTTTGCATACGGGGGGATTGAGGTAA
- a CDS encoding response regulator, translated as MTDYHHILIIDDDKTFIKVNHKIFSTITGCNNVNFKMSGTTALEFLAEMDKAAQFPDLITLDWRMSLGNGADFLKAYEQKYYANHPNTKILIITEASQEVAPSHQSLDFVSGVLAKPLRANQLKEVL; from the coding sequence ATGACTGACTATCACCATATTTTAATTATAGATGATGACAAGACTTTTATCAAAGTCAATCACAAAATTTTTAGCACGATTACAGGGTGTAATAATGTAAATTTTAAAATGAGCGGAACTACTGCGCTGGAGTTTTTGGCTGAAATGGACAAAGCGGCTCAATTTCCCGACCTTATTACCCTTGACTGGCGTATGTCGCTGGGCAATGGCGCAGATTTTTTGAAAGCTTATGAGCAAAAATATTATGCAAACCACCCCAACACCAAAATACTCATCATCACAGAAGCATCTCAAGAGGTAGCCCCTTCGCACCAATCACTCGATTTTGTATCAGGAGTATTGGCAAAACCACTCAGGGCTAACCAACTTAAAGAAGTATTATAA
- a CDS encoding FG-GAP repeat domain-containing protein yields the protein MKTLGTIFIIVIFWSLAGFSQSIAWQGFAPPQYYPFNICSPIANIPQANCPNRILTKDLDGDGDLDVILDAQLHQHQSSQGPKLAKASVFMNQGKGIFGKEIIFEKPDQFAFISDVADLNQDGRPDMVVHHFWKNGFWLYKGKVPQVSVKFAFEPPQFFATGSHGGETFFLDYDQDGNIDIASFSSGALEPLALHLFKGKGDGSFELPKKIQSTVGNISTYYQVLQADLNNDGLPDFLVTDKLAQVSFLQTSAGQFKATWRRSPFKMPYPVLCKTSAEGSTQAYVATRQQLKVLAADSLGNFKRVVQQSKLSVPIKQQNERFAVADLNHDGTADVLGVQLRKKGFDQLFFALRNQAGQFYQPHYLPMLGKVDAKKFGYAIADLNGDGWQDVLAIVRGIDELAVWLNKGPQAQGNKPLNQPALDKPRGKQQVLRKSAQANTYKYYQKKVLLDISARPNTYNRSLFLYDQKMIPHRFFVDGKIYNLEIALHKKLNRAIVVAGASRLKIYLKNVPDSVLNEAHRDWGNAIENMTLVYDQDPAKSLNTNFLPYTKHPNALIDFHLDHTFRFDPTEGKNLLMAVEYIQTKPTANGADFQVFHNKGERQKAYHYYVRGNTDQMSDQLTEMDGLRPMFTFNNNFDLRLTKLKTDIGQDLKADYNNIDLTLQNIRIREADFAQHPLKIYLKSVGSSAIAIQPIEIKKGKLGFFRDTTISFFIPAIKQGGAYQLRAYVASVDNFLANDTILSQVVVNKVPLPCQMKLDQVHPPGAQRLGWISKGTALSSLRQQRRYGIRSLVFLLQANNRNAYVKSPVFKVRSLADTLYFKAFATAPNAGKYRAMDTDDVLEVRVSLDGGKTYQTIAAYNHQNIKATAPVMRKIPLKNYVGKSISVAFYGVGGVRYGKYELHLSEVRVGE from the coding sequence ATGAAAACATTAGGCACAATCTTTATAATTGTTATTTTCTGGAGCCTGGCAGGGTTTAGCCAAAGCATTGCTTGGCAAGGTTTTGCTCCACCTCAATACTACCCCTTCAATATTTGCTCACCCATTGCCAACATTCCGCAGGCAAACTGCCCCAATCGCATCTTGACCAAAGACCTGGATGGCGATGGTGACTTGGATGTAATACTAGACGCCCAGCTACATCAGCACCAGTCGAGCCAGGGACCCAAACTTGCCAAAGCTTCTGTATTTATGAATCAGGGCAAAGGTATTTTTGGTAAAGAAATTATTTTTGAAAAGCCCGATCAGTTTGCTTTTATAAGCGATGTGGCAGACCTCAACCAAGATGGTCGCCCTGATATGGTGGTGCATCATTTCTGGAAAAATGGTTTTTGGCTTTACAAAGGGAAAGTGCCTCAGGTTTCAGTCAAATTTGCTTTCGAACCACCCCAGTTTTTTGCTACAGGTAGCCACGGAGGGGAAACTTTTTTCCTGGATTATGACCAGGATGGGAATATAGACATCGCCTCTTTTTCGTCGGGTGCTCTTGAACCGTTGGCGTTGCATTTGTTCAAAGGCAAAGGAGATGGGAGCTTTGAACTTCCTAAAAAAATACAATCTACAGTGGGCAATATCTCTACTTATTATCAGGTATTACAGGCAGACTTAAACAATGACGGTTTGCCCGATTTTTTGGTTACTGACAAGCTTGCTCAAGTGAGCTTTTTGCAAACCAGTGCTGGACAGTTCAAAGCGACCTGGAGGCGTAGTCCGTTTAAAATGCCTTATCCAGTATTGTGCAAAACAAGCGCTGAAGGCAGCACTCAAGCTTATGTAGCTACCCGGCAGCAGCTAAAAGTACTTGCCGCCGACTCTTTGGGAAATTTTAAACGGGTAGTGCAGCAAAGCAAGCTTTCGGTACCTATCAAACAACAGAATGAGCGGTTTGCCGTGGCTGACCTCAACCACGACGGTACAGCAGATGTATTGGGCGTGCAGCTCCGTAAAAAAGGCTTTGACCAACTATTTTTTGCTTTGCGCAATCAAGCGGGGCAGTTTTATCAACCCCACTATTTGCCTATGTTGGGCAAGGTGGACGCTAAAAAGTTTGGGTATGCTATAGCCGACCTCAACGGCGATGGCTGGCAAGATGTATTGGCCATTGTGCGGGGCATAGACGAACTGGCGGTGTGGTTGAATAAGGGTCCTCAGGCTCAAGGCAATAAGCCATTGAACCAACCTGCTTTAGACAAGCCAAGGGGCAAGCAGCAAGTATTAAGAAAGTCGGCGCAAGCCAATACCTATAAGTACTATCAAAAAAAGGTGTTATTGGATATTTCAGCCCGCCCAAATACTTATAACCGGAGCTTGTTTTTGTATGATCAGAAAATGATTCCTCACCGTTTTTTTGTGGATGGAAAAATTTATAACCTGGAAATTGCCTTGCACAAAAAACTGAACCGGGCAATTGTGGTAGCTGGGGCAAGCAGGTTAAAAATATACTTGAAAAATGTGCCCGACTCGGTCTTGAACGAAGCACACCGTGATTGGGGCAACGCAATAGAAAATATGACCTTGGTGTACGACCAAGATCCTGCTAAAAGTTTGAACACCAACTTTTTGCCTTATACCAAACACCCCAATGCGCTCATTGATTTTCATTTAGATCATACTTTTAGGTTTGACCCTACTGAAGGCAAAAACCTATTGATGGCGGTAGAATATATACAAACCAAACCTACTGCCAATGGGGCTGACTTTCAGGTGTTTCATAACAAAGGCGAGCGTCAAAAAGCGTATCATTATTATGTGCGGGGAAACACAGACCAAATGAGTGATCAACTGACCGAAATGGATGGCTTGCGCCCAATGTTTACTTTTAATAACAACTTTGACCTGCGCCTGACCAAACTCAAAACCGACATCGGGCAAGACCTTAAAGCCGATTATAATAACATTGATTTGACCCTGCAAAATATCCGTATCAGAGAAGCTGATTTTGCCCAACATCCGCTCAAAATTTACCTCAAAAGTGTAGGATCTTCCGCAATTGCTATCCAACCTATCGAGATTAAAAAAGGAAAGCTGGGTTTTTTTAGAGACACCACCATTAGTTTTTTTATTCCTGCTATCAAGCAAGGGGGTGCCTACCAGCTCAGGGCTTATGTAGCATCAGTTGACAACTTTTTGGCAAACGACACCATTCTATCACAAGTAGTAGTGAATAAAGTACCGTTGCCCTGCCAAATGAAGCTTGACCAGGTACACCCGCCTGGTGCCCAACGCCTGGGTTGGATAAGCAAGGGTACCGCCTTGAGTAGCTTGCGTCAACAGCGTCGTTATGGCATTCGTTCGTTGGTGTTTTTGCTCCAGGCCAACAACCGCAATGCTTATGTCAAAAGTCCTGTGTTTAAGGTACGTAGCCTTGCCGATACGCTCTACTTTAAAGCCTTTGCTACCGCTCCCAATGCCGGCAAATACCGGGCAATGGATACCGATGATGTGCTAGAGGTGAGGGTGTCGCTTGATGGAGGTAAAACCTACCAAACCATTGCAGCTTACAATCATCAAAACATCAAAGCAACTGCTCCTGTGATGCGTAAAATACCTTTAAAAAACTACGTAGGCAAAAGTATTTCGGTGGCTTTTTATGGAGTAGGAGGAGTGCGCTATGGTAAATATGAGTTGCACTTGAGCGAAGTGAGGGTAGGGGAGTGA
- a CDS encoding bile acid:sodium symporter family protein — protein METQIFSNYLLPITLALIMLGMGLSLTMRDFRNIFLQPKAVILGLLSQMIILPLFAMLVAQLSGLSDELKVGLVLIAACPGGAVSNLITHLLKGNVALSVSMTTVNSFITIFTIPAIVGIALHYFIGDSKEIALDFWGTLIRVLLITVLPCVVGVIIHQQHKLFAESLEKPLRVIMPISLALMMIGSIFLEKKENAVPITFHEYLTVIIPCLILNLGGMFIGYYIAKAFGLIKKNQITIAVEVGLQNTGLAIFVATSLLENQRMAIPSAVYALFTFFSAAIFGFLVNKEEIMKKPPRKPQAAN, from the coding sequence ATGGAGACCCAAATATTTTCTAACTACCTATTACCCATTACGCTTGCCCTCATTATGTTAGGCATGGGGCTTTCGCTGACCATGCGCGATTTCAGAAATATATTTTTGCAACCCAAAGCGGTTATACTGGGCTTGTTAAGTCAAATGATCATTCTTCCCCTGTTTGCCATGTTGGTGGCTCAACTATCGGGTTTGTCTGACGAACTTAAGGTAGGCTTGGTGTTGATAGCTGCCTGTCCGGGTGGTGCCGTATCTAACTTAATTACTCACTTGCTCAAAGGCAATGTGGCTTTGTCGGTGTCTATGACCACGGTAAACAGTTTTATTACTATTTTTACTATTCCAGCCATTGTAGGAATTGCCCTACACTATTTCATTGGCGACAGCAAAGAGATTGCGTTAGACTTTTGGGGTACGCTTATCAGGGTATTGCTCATTACTGTATTGCCTTGTGTAGTAGGGGTTATTATTCACCAACAGCATAAGTTGTTTGCCGAAAGTCTGGAAAAACCACTGAGAGTGATTATGCCTATTTCGCTGGCACTTATGATGATTGGTTCTATTTTTTTAGAAAAGAAAGAAAACGCCGTTCCCATTACATTTCATGAATACCTTACCGTGATCATCCCTTGTCTTATACTTAACCTGGGCGGCATGTTCATTGGTTACTATATCGCCAAGGCTTTTGGGTTGATCAAGAAAAACCAAATCACTATAGCAGTAGAAGTAGGACTGCAAAATACCGGACTAGCGATTTTTGTTGCCACCTCTTTATTAGAAAACCAACGCATGGCAATTCCATCGGCAGTATATGCCTTATTTACCTTTTTCTCAGCGGCTATTTTTGGTTTTTTGGTTAACAAAGAAGAAATTATGAAAAAACCTCCCCGAAAACCCCAGGCAGCCAATTAA
- a CDS encoding T9SS-dependent choice-of-anchor J family protein, with translation MKGKFLLSFIFVLTLCYSSFAQQKPTAKATYRTTSAYVRDIPALASMDNIIAASGMEHVAPPKRRGKNTYVAGKGFPRTGDPLATKQLEAHRRAAQSRTTAATQVANFDAHKGTVLNDPTGAIGPNHYVYAFNSGFGILDRSGNVLVAEASLGTIFPGETLGDPVVMYDNFAGRFIIMQFSNTPNGILIAVCKGADPVNDGWHTYRFNTGSFPDYEKMSIWHDGYYITANKDQNSASTSEVVYVVERDKMLTGATSQLIGFPLPGIRNNGFYSPGGFNATGTSLPPSSAKHQIVYMQDDSWSGVSNDHLKIWTSTVDWNNTSNSSITLSQELNTTAFDGVFNGGSFQNLTEPGGGRKIDAIQATMMFMTNYRRFATHNSVVMNFVVDVNGNDGKAGIRWYELRQPSAGGNWSIYQEGTYVDPNGHSAFCGAIGMDKNGNIGMGYTIVSSSKHLSIRYTGRLASDPLGVMTQGEGVASDGDARSNRSDGRYGDYAQITMDPTDDLTFWHIGEYMKGSASQVRRSRVVAFRFGTPVPDTQAPSTPTNLTASSVSSTNLTLNWTASTDNVGVSGYDVYRGATLIGSASGTSYNVTGLSPNTAYSFSVRAKDAAGNISGASNTVNVTTTSTPTGCANGVASFPYGESFENTLGDWTQASGDDLNWTIDANGTPSTGTGPSAAAAGNSYVYVEASVNGTGYPNKRAILNSPCFNLSAASQATFTFKYHMFGATDMGSFNLEASNDNGTTWTSIWNQTGNQGNQWNTASVDLAAYVGGSVQLRFNRVTGSTWQADIAIDDVSVTTGSVSNCASGNLTLTITFDNYPQETSWEVTNAGGTVVASKSYSSANPDGSTVNETIAGLAAGDYTFTLKDSYGDGICCAYGTGSYTLAYTGGTIASGGEFNSTDATDFCIGSRSKSAGATRLETYALDKSNDIKLYPVPATGVLNINAQGEVDGIQIFSMYGRTVKTAEKTANGKSNTNSVDVSDLPAGTYFIRITTGGKTVTKKFLKQ, from the coding sequence ATGAAAGGTAAATTTTTACTAAGCTTTATCTTTGTGTTAACGCTGTGTTATAGCTCGTTTGCACAACAAAAGCCTACAGCTAAGGCTACTTATCGCACTACTAGTGCTTATGTAAGAGACATCCCTGCTTTGGCAAGCATGGATAACATTATTGCTGCCAGCGGAATGGAGCATGTGGCTCCTCCTAAACGCCGAGGCAAAAACACTTATGTAGCTGGCAAGGGCTTCCCCCGAACAGGTGACCCACTGGCAACTAAGCAATTGGAAGCACACCGCAGGGCTGCTCAAAGTAGAACCACTGCGGCTACTCAAGTAGCCAACTTTGACGCACACAAGGGCACTGTGTTGAATGACCCTACAGGTGCTATAGGACCCAACCACTACGTGTATGCTTTTAACTCTGGTTTTGGTATTCTTGACCGTAGCGGTAATGTGTTGGTTGCCGAGGCTTCTTTGGGTACTATTTTCCCTGGCGAAACACTAGGTGACCCGGTAGTAATGTATGATAACTTTGCGGGTCGTTTTATCATTATGCAATTCAGTAATACTCCTAATGGTATTTTAATTGCCGTTTGTAAAGGTGCTGACCCTGTAAACGATGGATGGCACACTTACCGTTTTAACACGGGATCTTTCCCTGACTACGAAAAAATGTCTATCTGGCACGATGGTTACTACATCACGGCTAACAAAGACCAAAACTCTGCTTCTACAAGTGAGGTGGTGTATGTGGTAGAAAGAGATAAGATGTTAACGGGTGCTACTTCTCAATTGATAGGCTTTCCGTTGCCAGGTATCAGAAACAACGGTTTTTATAGCCCAGGTGGATTCAACGCTACAGGTACTTCTTTGCCTCCTTCAAGTGCAAAACACCAAATCGTTTATATGCAAGACGACTCTTGGTCTGGTGTATCTAACGATCACTTGAAAATTTGGACTTCTACTGTAGACTGGAACAACACTTCTAACTCTAGCATTACCTTATCGCAAGAATTAAACACAACGGCTTTTGATGGAGTGTTCAACGGTGGTTCTTTCCAAAACTTAACTGAGCCAGGTGGAGGCCGTAAAATTGACGCTATTCAGGCTACTATGATGTTTATGACCAACTATCGCCGTTTTGCTACGCACAACTCAGTAGTAATGAACTTTGTCGTAGATGTAAATGGTAACGACGGCAAAGCGGGTATCCGTTGGTATGAGCTTCGTCAGCCTTCGGCGGGTGGCAACTGGTCTATTTACCAAGAAGGTACTTATGTTGATCCTAATGGACACAGTGCTTTTTGTGGTGCTATCGGAATGGACAAAAACGGTAATATTGGTATGGGTTACACAATCGTAAGTAGCTCTAAGCACCTTTCTATTCGTTATACTGGTCGTTTGGCTAGTGATCCTTTAGGGGTAATGACTCAAGGTGAAGGTGTTGCTTCTGATGGAGATGCCAGAAGTAATCGTTCAGACGGACGTTATGGTGACTATGCGCAAATCACTATGGATCCAACCGATGATTTAACCTTCTGGCATATTGGCGAATATATGAAGGGCTCTGCGAGTCAAGTAAGAAGAAGCCGTGTGGTTGCTTTCCGTTTTGGTACCCCTGTGCCAGATACTCAAGCTCCTTCCACGCCTACCAACTTGACTGCTTCCAGCGTATCGTCTACCAACCTTACTTTAAACTGGACAGCTTCTACTGACAATGTAGGGGTGTCTGGCTATGATGTTTACAGAGGTGCTACTCTGATTGGCTCTGCCAGTGGAACTTCCTACAATGTAACTGGTTTGAGTCCTAATACTGCTTATTCTTTCTCGGTAAGAGCTAAAGATGCAGCGGGTAATATTTCAGGCGCAAGCAACACGGTAAATGTAACTACTACTTCTACTCCTACTGGTTGTGCTAACGGAGTTGCTTCTTTCCCTTATGGCGAAAGCTTTGAAAACACTTTGGGTGACTGGACTCAAGCATCTGGCGATGACTTAAACTGGACCATTGATGCCAATGGTACGCCTTCCACGGGTACTGGACCTTCTGCGGCGGCGGCGGGTAACTCTTATGTATATGTGGAGGCTTCGGTAAACGGAACTGGTTACCCTAACAAGAGAGCGATTTTAAACTCACCTTGTTTTAACTTAAGTGCCGCTTCTCAGGCTACTTTCACTTTTAAGTACCACATGTTTGGCGCCACTGATATGGGAAGCTTTAACCTTGAAGCAAGCAACGATAACGGGACTACCTGGACTAGTATTTGGAACCAAACTGGTAACCAGGGCAACCAATGGAATACTGCTTCGGTAGATTTGGCGGCTTATGTAGGTGGAAGCGTTCAGTTGAGGTTTAATCGCGTAACTGGTAGCACCTGGCAGGCAGACATTGCCATTGACGATGTAAGTGTAACTACTGGCAGCGTGAGCAACTGTGCTTCTGGCAACTTAACTTTGACCATTACTTTTGACAATTACCCACAAGAAACTTCTTGGGAGGTTACCAACGCTGGTGGAACTGTAGTGGCTTCTAAGAGCTATTCTTCTGCCAATCCTGATGGTTCTACTGTAAACGAAACTATTGCTGGCTTGGCGGCTGGTGACTATACTTTTACTTTAAAAGATAGCTATGGCGATGGTATTTGCTGTGCTTACGGTACTGGTTCTTATACTTTGGCTTACACTGGCGGAACCATTGCAAGTGGTGGCGAGTTTAACAGTACCGATGCTACTGACTTCTGTATTGGTTCAAGAAGCAAGAGCGCAGGTGCTACTCGTTTAGAGACTTACGCCTTAGATAAAAGCAACGATATTAAATTATATCCTGTACCTGCTACTGGTGTGTTGAACATCAACGCTCAGGGAGAGGTAGACGGGATTCAAATCTTTTCTATGTATGGAAGAACAGTGAAAACTGCTGAAAAAACTGCCAATGGCAAGAGCAACACAAATAGTGTAGATGTTTCTGACCTTCCGGCTGGTACTTACTTTATCAGAATAACCACTGGTGGAAAAACAGTCACCAAAAAGTTTTTGAAGCAATAG
- a CDS encoding leucine-rich repeat domain-containing protein translates to MTHWRNFFYSSDGNSEEGNYLLKIKQLLKTRDKVNIDLAFQLLRSIEQPAYITLHRLLKATDLNKTMGLYFEQGAFRFLPFRGNSLSLSGCDVQAFPSELSPVAYLRHLYFSFNPIDALPDSITDLPLLQTLDLTHTRLTTLPTPLSQLQHLKSLFLHGTQIQDISWLVNMPQLRYLSLTRAQSFLLTPEVIRQCPQLKSVYVYDAYSDIPEVVAKLPCVKPYQNFFIYDEEGDQCFLKFDIYKQEFAIQIGYWGNRVISAMEWAIFERWLGMYALNPLPETRVKVWYYYQDNIGGWQILMRLLEAVEKSSQIKILWACDDANVDGWEMMEVLVDDYAISIEPSDF, encoded by the coding sequence ATGACTCATTGGCGCAACTTTTTTTATTCATCGGATGGCAACTCCGAAGAAGGCAACTACCTACTCAAAATAAAGCAATTACTAAAGACCAGAGACAAGGTAAACATTGACTTGGCTTTTCAGCTGCTGCGAAGCATAGAACAACCCGCCTACATCACATTACATCGTTTATTGAAAGCAACTGATTTGAACAAAACAATGGGTTTGTATTTTGAGCAGGGAGCTTTTAGGTTTTTACCCTTTCGGGGCAATAGTTTGTCGCTGTCAGGATGCGATGTACAAGCTTTTCCTTCCGAATTATCACCTGTTGCGTATCTACGCCATTTATACTTTTCATTTAACCCTATTGATGCTCTACCCGACAGTATTACCGATTTACCCTTGCTACAAACTCTAGATCTTACCCACACCAGACTTACTACCTTGCCTACGCCTTTGTCGCAACTCCAGCACCTAAAATCATTATTTTTGCATGGCACCCAAATACAAGATATTTCGTGGTTGGTCAATATGCCACAACTCCGGTATTTGTCGCTTACCCGTGCCCAATCATTTTTACTCACCCCCGAAGTCATCAGGCAATGTCCCCAACTCAAAAGTGTGTATGTATACGATGCTTACTCAGATATTCCCGAAGTAGTTGCCAAGTTACCTTGTGTCAAGCCGTATCAAAACTTTTTTATTTATGATGAGGAAGGTGACCAGTGCTTTTTAAAATTTGATATTTACAAACAAGAGTTTGCCATTCAAATTGGTTATTGGGGCAATCGAGTGATTTCGGCTATGGAGTGGGCTATATTTGAGCGTTGGTTGGGTATGTATGCCTTGAACCCATTGCCCGAAACCCGGGTCAAGGTGTGGTATTACTACCAGGATAATATAGGAGGGTGGCAAATATTAATGCGATTGCTTGAAGCGGTGGAAAAAAGTAGTCAAATAAAAATACTGTGGGCTTGCGATGACGCCAATGTAGATGGATGGGAAATGATGGAGGTATTGGTGGATGACTATGCTATTAGCATAGAGCCTTCCGATTTTTGA